The Bacteroidota bacterium genomic interval ATTGAAGTGTTCTTTTCGATAGGTCATAGCATAGATGTAAAAAGAGCCGCTGTTGGTGCCTTCGTACAATTTCTGGGGGGATATGCCGGGAATATCTTTGAGCCTGGAGGTCAGATGGGCGGCGTTTTCATTGCGGCGGGCAAAGCGTTCCTCTATACCGTCCCACTGGCCCAGCAGCACGGCCGCCTCGAACTCATTCATCCGGTATTTTGGACCGGCCACTTCGGTGCGTCCCCGGCGGGATGTGCCGTGATTATGGACGGTGTAACATTTGTCCATAAGCTCTTCGTCGTTTCCTATTATTGCACCGCCTTCTCCACAGGCAATTGTCTTGCTCGACTGGAAGCTGAAACATCCGAGGTCGCCAATGGTTCCTAACTTCTTACCCTTATACTCGGCCAGGTGTGCCTGGGCGGCATCTTCAATCACTTTCAAATTGTGCTTTTTGGCAATGGCCATGATTCTGTCCATATTGCAGGCTTGGCCCATCATGTGCACGGGCATAATCGCTTTGGTGTTTTCGGTAATCCTCCTTTCCACGTCTTCCGGGTCGAGCTGATAAGATTCGCGGTCCAGGTCAGCCAGGACGGGCAGCGCCCTGGCGGACAAAATGGAAGCGATTGTCCCCGGGTCGGTATAAGGTGAGGTGATGACTTCGTCGCCCGCATCAATTCCAAGCGCCTCCACACAAGTGTGTAATGCCTGGGTTCCGGAGCCGGTAGCCACGCAGAGCTTCGTCCCTATCAATTGGGCAAACTTTTTTTCAAGCGTGGGCACAGTACCTGTCTTAGATTGGATTCGACACCAAATCCTGCTCTTTGTGGTCTTCAATATCGAGTCTATAACATTTTCATCCCAGTATGGCCAGCGAGGCCAGCTCTTGTTTTTTCTGACGGGTTCACCGCCCAGGATAGCCAGCTTGCCGGCTTTTTTAGTTATGTTTCCATAGGCAGGAATGGTCCCTGAGGTAACAGCCGCGAGCGAGCCTGCCGATGCTGCGGCTATGAATTGCCGCCTTGTTAAATCGTTCTTATCCATTTTCAACTCCTTTCAATTGGCGTTCTCTGGAAAAATGACGTTTGGCTGAAGATTTCATTATAATCTCCCGCCCCGTTAGAAGATAGCGTTTTTCTTCTAACGGGCGAGCCGTTAGCGGAAAAAGTGTTCGGAATTTGGCCCATTCGACTGCGCTCAGGACAGGCTTTGTTTGGGTTTGTTTTGGGTTTGTTTTTCCTGACTCTC includes:
- a CDS encoding DegT/DnrJ/EryC1/StrS family aminotransferase → MDKNDLTRRQFIAAASAGSLAAVTSGTIPAYGNITKKAGKLAILGGEPVRKNKSWPRWPYWDENVIDSILKTTKSRIWCRIQSKTGTVPTLEKKFAQLIGTKLCVATGSGTQALHTCVEALGIDAGDEVITSPYTDPGTIASILSARALPVLADLDRESYQLDPEDVERRITENTKAIMPVHMMGQACNMDRIMAIAKKHNLKVIEDAAQAHLAEYKGKKLGTIGDLGCFSFQSSKTIACGEGGAIIGNDEELMDKCYTVHNHGTSRRGRTEVAGPKYRMNEFEAAVLLGQWDGIEERFARRNENAAHLTSRLKDIPGISPQKLYEGTNSGSFYIYAMTYRKEHFN